The following are encoded in a window of Paraburkholderia sp. HP33-1 genomic DNA:
- a CDS encoding MFS transporter: MSTDSASARSEFATTLQIIPVVFFTFLCYLTIGIPLAVLPGYVHADLGYSAVLAGAAISVQYLATLASRPLAGRSADTLGPKRTVSIGLLGCGASGVLLLLAALTDRWPVLSLVLLVCSRLVLGFGESLCGTGAILWGIGRVGTSNNARVISWNGIATYGALAIGAPLGVAISHSIGFPALGILVIALAALGYYLARLIAAVPVVHGERMSYRSVFTRVLPHGMGLALGSAGFGSIATFITLFYAAKHWPNAALSLTLFGTLFIGARLLFANTIKTYGGFRVAIASFSFECAGLLMLWLAPEPHIALAGAALTGFGFALVFPALGVEAVGLVPPASRGAALSAYSVFLDLSLAITGPLAGYIAGEFGYGSVFLFAAIAAAAAVVLSTVLYLRHAKVGNLSAAQ, translated from the coding sequence ATGTCCACCGATTCCGCGTCCGCCCGCAGCGAATTTGCGACGACCCTGCAGATCATTCCGGTCGTCTTTTTCACCTTTCTTTGCTACCTGACGATCGGCATTCCGCTCGCGGTGCTGCCCGGCTACGTGCACGCCGACCTCGGCTACAGTGCGGTGCTGGCCGGCGCGGCGATCAGCGTGCAGTACCTCGCGACGCTCGCGTCGCGGCCGCTCGCGGGCCGCTCGGCCGATACGCTCGGGCCGAAGCGCACGGTGTCGATCGGTCTGCTCGGCTGCGGCGCGAGCGGCGTGCTGTTGCTGCTCGCGGCGCTGACCGATCGCTGGCCGGTGCTGAGCCTCGTCCTGCTCGTGTGCAGCCGCCTCGTGCTCGGCTTCGGCGAAAGTTTGTGCGGCACCGGCGCGATCCTGTGGGGGATCGGCCGGGTCGGCACGTCCAACAACGCGCGGGTGATTTCGTGGAACGGCATCGCAACCTACGGCGCACTCGCGATCGGCGCGCCGCTCGGCGTGGCGATCTCGCACTCGATCGGCTTTCCCGCGCTCGGCATTCTGGTGATCGCGCTCGCGGCGCTCGGTTACTACCTCGCGCGTCTGATCGCGGCGGTGCCGGTCGTGCACGGCGAGCGGATGTCGTATCGCAGCGTGTTCACGCGCGTGCTGCCGCACGGCATGGGTCTCGCGCTCGGCTCGGCAGGCTTCGGTTCGATCGCGACCTTCATCACGCTGTTCTATGCGGCGAAGCACTGGCCCAATGCGGCGCTGTCGCTGACGCTGTTCGGCACGCTGTTCATCGGCGCGCGCCTTCTTTTCGCGAACACGATCAAGACTTACGGCGGCTTTCGTGTCGCGATCGCGTCGTTCTCGTTCGAATGCGCGGGTCTGTTGATGCTGTGGCTCGCGCCCGAGCCGCATATCGCGCTGGCGGGCGCCGCGCTGACCGGCTTCGGCTTCGCGCTGGTGTTTCCAGCGCTCGGCGTCGAGGCGGTCGGGCTCGTGCCGCCGGCGAGCCGGGGCGCGGCGTTGTCCGCGTACTCGGTGTTTCTGGATCTGTCGCTCGCCATTACCGGGCCGTTGGCGGGGTATATCGCCGGCGAATTCGGTTATGGCTCGGTGTTCCTGTTTGCCGCGATTGCGGCAGCCGCGGCGGTCGTGCTGTCTACCGTGCTGTATCTGCGCCACGCGAAGGTCGGCAACCTGTCCGCGGCGCAGTGA
- the xdhA gene encoding xanthine dehydrogenase small subunit — translation MTEPIRFYHRNAIREIRDVPVTRTVLQYLREDAHCTGTKEGCAEGDCGACTVVIGERNAAGGVDFKAVNACIQFVPTLDGRALFTVEDLRQPDGSLHPVQQAMVDCHGSQCGFCTPGFVMSMWALYEKHGHEHSCANRTVPSREAISNALTGNLCRCTGYRPIVDAAERMFDAPAPQAPVNVKALADTLATLARRDTFHYEHAGQRFAAPRTLAALAQLKQDEPAARLLAGSTDIGLWVNKQMRELGNVVYVGQIAELQKLEANDDWIEIGAGVSVEKAYAGIAKQYPELTEMWQRFASLPIRNAGTLGGNIANGSPIGDSMPGLIALGARVIVRGGDIEREMPLEDLYLAYQKKDMAGHEFVVGLKVPTRGGARANLRFRTYKLSKRFDSDISAVCAAFSFIADGDVIREPRIAFGGMAATPKRALGAEAALRDAEWHEATVQAAMLALGDDYAPLTDMRATSEYRLEAAKNTLYRFWLETRTHEPLPKSALDVRAVAPAGASA, via the coding sequence ATGACTGAGCCGATTCGCTTCTATCACCGCAACGCGATTCGCGAAATCCGCGACGTGCCCGTCACCCGCACGGTGCTGCAGTATCTGCGCGAGGACGCGCATTGCACCGGCACCAAGGAAGGCTGCGCCGAGGGCGACTGCGGCGCCTGCACCGTCGTGATCGGCGAGCGCAATGCGGCGGGTGGTGTCGACTTCAAGGCGGTCAACGCCTGCATCCAGTTCGTGCCGACCCTCGACGGCCGCGCGCTCTTCACTGTCGAAGACCTGCGCCAACCGGACGGCTCGCTGCATCCGGTGCAGCAGGCCATGGTGGACTGCCACGGCTCGCAGTGCGGTTTCTGCACGCCGGGCTTCGTCATGTCGATGTGGGCGCTCTACGAGAAGCACGGCCACGAGCATAGCTGCGCGAACCGCACGGTGCCGTCGCGCGAGGCGATCAGCAATGCGCTGACCGGCAACCTGTGCCGCTGCACCGGCTACCGGCCGATCGTCGACGCGGCCGAGCGCATGTTCGATGCGCCCGCGCCGCAAGCGCCGGTCAACGTGAAGGCACTCGCCGACACGCTCGCGACGCTGGCGCGCCGCGACACGTTCCACTATGAGCACGCGGGCCAGCGCTTCGCCGCGCCGCGCACGCTCGCGGCTCTCGCGCAGCTGAAGCAGGACGAGCCGGCCGCGCGCCTGCTCGCAGGCAGCACCGACATCGGCCTGTGGGTCAACAAGCAGATGCGCGAGCTCGGCAACGTGGTCTACGTCGGGCAGATCGCCGAGTTGCAGAAGCTTGAAGCGAATGATGACTGGATCGAAATCGGCGCGGGCGTCAGCGTCGAAAAAGCTTATGCCGGGATCGCGAAGCAGTACCCGGAACTCACCGAAATGTGGCAGCGCTTCGCGTCGCTGCCGATCCGCAACGCCGGCACGCTCGGCGGCAACATCGCGAACGGCTCGCCGATCGGCGATTCGATGCCGGGACTGATCGCGCTCGGCGCGCGCGTGATCGTGCGCGGCGGTGACATCGAGCGCGAGATGCCGCTCGAAGACCTGTATCTCGCGTATCAGAAGAAGGACATGGCCGGGCACGAGTTCGTCGTCGGACTGAAGGTGCCCACGCGCGGCGGTGCGCGAGCGAACCTGCGCTTTCGCACCTACAAGCTGTCGAAGCGCTTCGATTCGGATATCTCGGCCGTCTGCGCGGCGTTCTCGTTCATCGCCGACGGCGACGTGATTCGCGAGCCGCGCATCGCGTTCGGCGGCATGGCCGCGACGCCGAAGCGCGCGCTCGGTGCCGAAGCGGCGCTGCGCGACGCCGAATGGCACGAGGCGACCGTGCAGGCCGCGATGCTCGCGCTCGGCGACGACTATGCGCCGCTCACCGACATGCGCGCGACCAGCGAGTACCGCCTCGAAGCGGCGAAGAACACGCTGTACCGCTTCTGGCTCGAAACACGCACGCACGAGCCGCTGCCAAAGAGCGCGCTCGACGTGCGCGCGGTCGCGCCCGCCGGCGCGAGCGCTTGA
- the xdhB gene encoding xanthine dehydrogenase molybdopterin binding subunit: protein MNQQAEPFLKEVQDLDDFTQVHVSRPHESAHLHVSGRATYTDDIPELAGTLHAALGLSSKAHAKIVSIGLDRVRATPGVVAVFTADDIPGVNDVGPIVHGDDPILADGVVQYVGQPMFMVVATSHDAARLGARRADVVYEELPAVLTAQQARAANQFVLPPMKLARGDAGTRIARAAHREAGDMLLGGQEQFYLEGQISYAVPKDDDGMHVYCSTQHPTEMQHLVAHTLGVASHNVLIECRRMGGGFGGKESQSALFACCAALAAWKLLCPVKLRPDRDDDMMVTGKRHDFHYTYEVGYDDEGVIEGVAVDMTSRCGFSADLSGPVMTRALCHFDNAYWLSDVSIDGFCGKTNTQSNTAFRGFGGPQGAFAIEYILDNVARSCGMDALDVRRRNLYGKTDRNQTPYGQVIEDNVIHELIDELEATSDYRARRKEIDEFNANNEILKKGIALTPVKFGIAFNVTHFNQAGALVHIYTDGSVLVNHGGTEMGQGLNTKVAQVVAHELGVGFNRIRVSATDTSKVANTSATAASTGSDLNGKAAQDAARQLRERLAAFAAERFGAGHVNAQDVRFAHDRVVIGDVVVPFGEVIAKAYLARIQLWSDGFYATPKLYWDQSKLQGRPFYYYSYGAAVSEVVIDTLTGEMRVLRADALHDVGASLNPALDVGQVEGAFIQGMGWLTTEELWWNEGGKLMTHAPSTYKIPTVNDVPPVFNVRLFRNRNAEDSIHRSKATGEPPLLLPFSVFFAVRDAVSAVGGHKVNPPLNAPATSEEILRAVGAVRSTTAAARQA, encoded by the coding sequence ATGAACCAGCAAGCCGAACCGTTCCTGAAAGAGGTTCAGGATCTCGACGACTTCACCCAGGTCCATGTATCGCGTCCGCACGAGTCCGCGCATCTGCACGTGAGCGGCCGCGCGACCTACACCGACGATATCCCCGAGCTGGCCGGCACGCTGCATGCAGCGCTCGGTCTGTCGTCGAAGGCGCACGCGAAGATCGTGTCGATCGGGCTCGACAGGGTGCGCGCGACGCCCGGCGTTGTCGCGGTCTTCACCGCCGACGATATTCCCGGCGTCAACGACGTCGGCCCGATCGTTCACGGCGACGATCCGATCCTTGCCGACGGCGTCGTGCAATACGTCGGCCAGCCGATGTTCATGGTGGTCGCGACGTCGCACGATGCGGCGCGTCTCGGCGCGCGGCGCGCCGACGTGGTCTATGAAGAGCTGCCGGCGGTGCTCACCGCGCAGCAGGCGCGCGCCGCGAACCAGTTCGTGCTGCCGCCGATGAAACTCGCGCGCGGCGACGCCGGCACCAGGATCGCACGGGCCGCGCATCGCGAGGCCGGTGATATGCTGCTTGGCGGCCAGGAGCAGTTCTATCTGGAAGGACAGATTTCGTACGCGGTGCCGAAGGACGACGACGGCATGCACGTCTACTGCTCGACGCAGCACCCGACCGAAATGCAGCACCTCGTCGCGCACACGTTGGGCGTCGCCTCGCACAACGTATTGATCGAATGCCGGCGCATGGGCGGCGGCTTCGGCGGCAAGGAATCGCAGTCGGCGCTGTTCGCCTGCTGCGCGGCGCTTGCTGCATGGAAGCTGCTGTGCCCGGTCAAGCTGCGCCCGGATCGCGACGACGACATGATGGTGACGGGCAAGCGTCACGATTTCCACTACACGTACGAAGTCGGTTACGACGACGAGGGCGTGATCGAAGGCGTCGCGGTCGACATGACCTCGCGCTGCGGCTTTTCGGCTGACCTGTCGGGCCCGGTGATGACGCGCGCGCTGTGCCACTTCGACAACGCGTACTGGCTGTCGGACGTATCGATCGACGGCTTCTGCGGCAAGACCAACACCCAGTCGAACACGGCGTTTCGCGGCTTCGGCGGCCCGCAGGGCGCGTTCGCGATCGAGTACATCCTCGACAACGTCGCGCGCTCGTGCGGCATGGATGCGCTCGACGTGCGCCGCCGCAATCTGTACGGCAAGACCGATCGCAACCAGACGCCCTATGGCCAGGTGATTGAAGACAACGTGATTCACGAGCTGATCGACGAACTCGAAGCGACCAGCGACTATCGCGCGCGCCGCAAGGAGATCGACGAGTTCAACGCGAACAACGAGATCCTGAAGAAGGGCATTGCGCTGACACCGGTCAAGTTCGGTATCGCCTTCAATGTCACGCACTTCAACCAGGCCGGCGCGTTGGTGCACATCTACACCGATGGCTCGGTCCTCGTGAACCACGGCGGTACCGAAATGGGCCAGGGGCTGAACACGAAGGTCGCGCAGGTCGTCGCGCATGAACTCGGCGTCGGCTTCAACCGCATCCGCGTGAGCGCGACCGATACCAGCAAGGTCGCCAATACGTCGGCGACGGCCGCATCGACCGGATCCGATCTGAACGGCAAAGCCGCGCAGGACGCAGCGCGCCAGCTGCGCGAGCGGCTCGCTGCGTTCGCGGCCGAGCGCTTCGGCGCGGGCCATGTCAACGCGCAGGACGTGCGCTTCGCGCACGACCGTGTGGTGATCGGCGACGTGGTCGTACCGTTCGGCGAGGTGATCGCGAAGGCGTATCTCGCGCGTATCCAGCTGTGGTCGGACGGTTTCTATGCGACGCCGAAGCTCTACTGGGATCAATCGAAGCTGCAGGGCCGGCCGTTCTATTACTACTCGTATGGCGCGGCGGTGTCGGAAGTCGTGATCGACACGCTGACCGGCGAAATGCGCGTGCTGCGTGCCGATGCGCTGCACGACGTCGGCGCATCGCTGAATCCGGCGCTCGACGTCGGCCAGGTGGAAGGCGCGTTCATTCAGGGCATGGGCTGGCTCACTACTGAAGAGCTGTGGTGGAACGAGGGCGGCAAGCTGATGACGCACGCGCCGTCGACGTACAAGATCCCAACAGTCAACGACGTGCCGCCGGTTTTTAACGTCAGGCTGTTCAGGAACCGCAACGCGGAGGACAGCATTCATCGTTCGAAAGCGACCGGCGAGCCGCCGCTGCTGCTGCCGTTCTCGGTGTTTTTTGCGGTGCGCGACGCGGTGTCGGCGGTGGGCGGCCACAAGGTCAATCCGCCGCTCAATGCGCCCGCGACCAGCGAGGAAATCCTCAGGGCGGTCGGCGCGGTGCGCTCAACGACCGCGGCCGCGCGGCAGGCGTAA
- the xdhC gene encoding xanthine dehydrogenase accessory protein XdhC has translation MEVRLNNFPGGTSVTNDALPMHIVLFGAGHVGHALVHLLGSLPCVVQWVDERDELFPDETPPNVQVEPTDTPDAIVDAAPPGAWFLVMTHNHALDFSLAARIMRRRDFSYFGMIGSKTKRVKFERRLLARGVELERLAQMTCPIGVEGVVDKSPAAIAIAVCAQLLRLRTRQACLARETEPITV, from the coding sequence ATGGAAGTACGCCTGAATAATTTTCCGGGCGGGACGAGCGTCACCAACGATGCCTTACCGATGCATATCGTGCTGTTCGGTGCGGGACACGTCGGCCATGCGCTCGTGCATCTGCTCGGCAGCCTGCCGTGCGTGGTCCAGTGGGTCGACGAACGCGATGAGCTATTCCCCGATGAAACGCCGCCCAACGTGCAGGTCGAACCGACCGATACGCCCGACGCGATCGTCGACGCGGCGCCGCCCGGCGCGTGGTTTCTGGTGATGACGCACAACCATGCGCTCGATTTTTCTCTCGCCGCGCGCATCATGCGACGGCGCGATTTCAGCTACTTCGGCATGATCGGCTCGAAGACGAAGCGCGTGAAGTTCGAGCGGCGTCTGCTCGCGCGCGGTGTGGAACTGGAGCGGCTCGCGCAGATGACCTGTCCGATCGGCGTCGAGGGCGTCGTCGACAAGTCGCCCGCGGCGATCGCGATTGCGGTGTGCGCGCAACTGCTGCGGTTGAGGACACGGCAGGCATGTCTTGCGCGCGAAACGGAGCCGATCACGGTTTAG
- a CDS encoding LysR substrate-binding domain-containing protein: MDDTAASLDIWLVRVLRTLLVERSVTQTAVRLNQTQPAISTALRKLRETLGDPILVRGKSGMVPTEYGESLLAAAQRVLRDVDFVATPHGDFDPGRSRRTFRVAAPDYLNDFFMPTVIARFREAAPHARLEIESLGPRLDHSAALDAGELDLVIGNWPKPDPRFERSDLFADTVVCMMRADHPLTREPLTREAYLAAPHLAPTPYSGARGGAIDTGFARARASRRIVATLPYFGLVAQTLLQSDLIFTTTRRFAMHYASMLPLAVVDVPIAFPRIRCYQLWHPQPDRPGDIGWLRTLMAEVSDELVARKPPRAKGQQRRRTGSRAVGPKP; this comes from the coding sequence ATGGACGACACCGCCGCCTCACTCGATATCTGGCTCGTGCGCGTGCTGCGCACGCTGCTCGTCGAGCGCAGCGTCACGCAGACCGCCGTGCGGCTGAACCAGACCCAGCCCGCGATCAGCACCGCGCTGCGCAAGCTGCGCGAAACGCTCGGCGATCCGATTCTGGTGCGCGGCAAGTCGGGGATGGTGCCGACCGAATACGGCGAGTCGCTGCTCGCGGCTGCGCAGCGCGTTCTGCGCGATGTCGATTTCGTCGCGACGCCGCACGGCGATTTCGACCCGGGCCGCTCGCGCCGGACCTTCCGCGTCGCCGCGCCCGACTATCTGAACGACTTCTTCATGCCGACCGTGATCGCGCGGTTTCGTGAAGCCGCGCCGCATGCGCGGCTCGAGATCGAATCGCTGGGGCCGCGGCTCGATCATTCGGCCGCGCTCGACGCCGGCGAACTCGATCTCGTGATCGGCAACTGGCCGAAGCCCGACCCGCGCTTCGAGCGCAGCGACCTGTTCGCCGATACCGTCGTGTGCATGATGCGCGCGGACCATCCCCTGACACGCGAGCCGCTCACGCGCGAAGCCTATCTGGCCGCGCCGCATCTCGCGCCGACGCCCTATAGCGGCGCGCGCGGCGGCGCCATCGATACCGGCTTCGCGCGGGCCAGGGCGAGCCGGCGCATCGTCGCGACGCTGCCCTACTTCGGGCTCGTCGCGCAGACGCTCCTGCAATCGGACCTGATCTTCACGACGACGCGCCGCTTTGCCATGCACTACGCGAGCATGTTGCCGCTCGCGGTCGTCGATGTGCCGATCGCGTTTCCGCGCATCCGGTGCTATCAGCTGTGGCATCCGCAGCCGGATCGGCCGGGCGACATCGGCTGGCTGAGAACGTTGATGGCCGAGGTATCGGATGAGCTGGTCGCGCGCAAACCGCCTCGCGCGAAGGGGCAACAGCGGCGGCGCACTGGCAGTCGCGCCGTAGGGCCTAAACCGTGA
- a CDS encoding 2-hydroxychromene-2-carboxylate isomerase has product MTVGIDAQQPLWFYDFVSPFTYLLLEQHDKWPGFDFKFTPVVLNDLYHHWGQRSAYSVPAKRTFMYRHALFRAEQLGIPYKMPPAHPFDSTKPLLLATAANGDVQFVREIFRFIWREGRDPSSDEAFAELCERVGTPDGVEQIQNEAVKAQLQRNTADAIELGVYGVPTFRLNDQLFWGEDALPMVLYCARTPNWLESREVKRITSLPWGLADKPA; this is encoded by the coding sequence ATGACCGTTGGCATCGACGCCCAACAGCCGCTGTGGTTTTACGATTTCGTCTCGCCGTTCACCTACCTGTTGCTCGAGCAACACGACAAATGGCCCGGCTTCGACTTCAAGTTCACGCCGGTCGTGCTGAACGATCTGTATCACCACTGGGGCCAGCGCTCCGCGTACAGCGTGCCCGCCAAGCGCACGTTCATGTACCGGCATGCGCTGTTTCGCGCGGAGCAACTCGGCATTCCGTACAAAATGCCGCCCGCCCATCCCTTCGATTCGACGAAACCGCTGCTGCTCGCGACCGCCGCGAACGGCGACGTGCAGTTCGTGCGCGAGATATTCCGCTTCATCTGGCGCGAGGGGCGCGACCCGTCGAGCGACGAAGCGTTCGCCGAGCTGTGCGAACGCGTCGGCACGCCGGACGGCGTCGAGCAGATCCAGAACGAAGCCGTGAAGGCGCAACTGCAACGCAATACCGCCGATGCGATCGAGCTCGGCGTCTATGGCGTGCCGACGTTTCGTCTGAACGATCAGCTGTTCTGGGGCGAGGACGCGCTGCCGATGGTGCTGTACTGCGCACGCACGCCGAACTGGCTCGAATCGCGCGAGGTGAAGCGCATCACTTCGCTGCCGTGGGGGCTGGCGGACAAGCCGGCATGA